Proteins co-encoded in one bacterium genomic window:
- the purF gene encoding amidophosphoribosyltransferase, with protein MNRGNGLFDDEPGEECGIFGIYGHPNAAEMAYLGLYALQHRGQESSGIVTSDGKDMFYHRGMGLVSEVFGDQGIFRYLKGTMAIGHNRYSTTGSNRIRNVQPLMAADRDGQVAIGHNGNLTNTRSLYEKLMKKGALFQTTLDSELIIHLAAMSRKATFRDRLIAALREIEGAYCLVIITHDSVIAARDPHGFRPLCIGKTDSAWVVASETCALDIIGARYVRDVEPGEIVTFDNEGLHSIKPFKPQKKYFCIFEYIYFSRPDSYIFGDCVDKARRKIGKTLAQESPVEADIVISVPDSSNTAALGYAHTTGIRFEIGLIRNHYIGRTFIHPSQVTRDAKVRIKFNPVRGVLDGKRVVVVEDSIVRGTTFRKIARLLRDAGAREIHLRVSSPPIISPCFYGMDFPTREELMASNKSVEEIRRFIGVDTLCYLSLEGLKRSVPNGNNSYCVACFSGKYPTKIPEDLKKSCLEMATSNSHIIDADSLRYNYD; from the coding sequence ATGAATCGCGGCAACGGGCTTTTCGATGACGAACCCGGTGAGGAATGCGGAATTTTCGGTATATACGGCCATCCAAACGCCGCTGAAATGGCATATCTTGGCCTCTATGCCCTCCAGCACAGGGGACAGGAATCCTCGGGGATAGTAACCTCGGATGGAAAAGATATGTTCTATCACCGGGGCATGGGGCTCGTCAGCGAGGTTTTTGGCGACCAGGGCATATTCAGGTACCTGAAGGGTACCATGGCCATCGGGCACAACCGTTACTCCACGACCGGCTCGAACCGTATACGGAATGTCCAGCCGCTCATGGCCGCCGACCGTGACGGCCAGGTGGCGATAGGCCATAACGGCAACCTGACCAATACCCGCTCGCTCTATGAAAAGCTTATGAAAAAAGGCGCCCTGTTCCAGACTACGCTCGATTCCGAACTCATCATTCATCTTGCCGCCATGTCGAGGAAAGCAACATTCCGTGACCGCCTCATCGCAGCGCTCAGGGAAATCGAGGGCGCATACTGCCTCGTTATCATCACCCACGACAGCGTTATCGCGGCGCGCGATCCCCACGGCTTCAGACCGCTGTGCATCGGAAAGACCGATTCGGCCTGGGTGGTTGCATCCGAGACCTGCGCGCTCGATATCATCGGCGCACGGTATGTCCGCGATGTCGAGCCCGGCGAAATCGTCACCTTCGACAATGAGGGACTGCATTCCATCAAACCCTTCAAACCGCAGAAAAAATACTTCTGTATTTTCGAGTATATCTATTTCTCACGGCCCGACAGCTATATATTCGGGGACTGCGTGGACAAAGCCCGCCGCAAGATCGGAAAGACTCTCGCACAGGAGAGCCCGGTCGAAGCCGATATCGTCATCTCGGTGCCGGACTCCTCGAATACCGCTGCTCTCGGGTATGCCCATACGACGGGGATCAGGTTCGAGATCGGTCTTATCCGCAACCACTATATCGGGCGAACGTTTATCCATCCGAGCCAGGTTACCCGTGACGCCAAGGTGCGCATCAAGTTCAATCCCGTAAGAGGTGTGCTCGATGGTAAACGTGTGGTGGTGGTCGAGGATTCGATCGTCCGCGGAACGACATTCCGCAAGATAGCCCGTCTTCTCAGGGATGCCGGCGCCAGGGAAATCCACTTGAGGGTGAGCTCTCCGCCGATCATCTCACCGTGCTTCTACGGCATGGATTTCCCGACCCGCGAGGAACTCATGGCGTCGAACAAGAGTGTGGAGGAGATCAGGCGGTTCATAGGTGTGGATACCCTCTGTTATCTTTCCCTCGAAGGTCTCAAGCGCAGTGTGCCGAACGGGAACAATTCGTACTGTGTTGCATGTTTTTCCGGCAAATACCCGACAAAAATACCGGAAGACCTCAAGAAAAGCTGTCTCGAAATGGCAACATCGAACTCCCATATAATCGATGCCGACTCGCTGAGATACAACTATGATTGA
- a CDS encoding NAD(P)/FAD-dependent oxidoreductase: MNTYDIVVIGGGPAGSMAALTAAGLGLDVLLVERDRTIGYPVRCAEGVDEKGLSEFFTPDPSWIAANITGYNLIAPDGTVVTMDTGNVRGFILERVKFDRMVAERAAEAGASVKTGVEAFAMSDYDHGFRTVSMRTCSTSEEWTVKARIVIAADGTESRAARWAGLKTNAAPHDMETCAQVTLAGVDIDPHSFSLYFTQKYAPSGYAWMFPKGSRTANVGLGISGDCAGSKKPVEFLDDFLAAFFPDASVVSRTVGGISCTGGLKKIVTDGVMVCGDAAHMANPITGGGIINALIAGKYAGETAADVLLKRNVQPEEHALAVYQKRCENRFGSMNRRFYRIKEAILTIPDNRFNEIAHEIIKLPVSKRTPVRVLTSALTSNPAMLLVLAKVVF; the protein is encoded by the coding sequence ATGAACACATATGATATAGTCGTTATCGGCGGCGGACCGGCAGGTTCGATGGCTGCCCTGACCGCTGCCGGTCTGGGGCTCGATGTTCTCCTCGTCGAGCGCGACCGAACTATCGGATATCCCGTGCGCTGTGCCGAAGGAGTCGATGAAAAGGGTCTCAGCGAGTTCTTTACACCCGATCCCTCATGGATCGCGGCGAACATTACCGGTTACAACCTTATCGCCCCGGATGGAACCGTTGTCACCATGGACACCGGTAATGTTCGGGGTTTTATACTCGAGCGCGTGAAATTCGACCGCATGGTCGCCGAGCGCGCCGCCGAAGCCGGAGCATCGGTGAAAACCGGCGTCGAAGCCTTTGCCATGTCGGACTATGACCATGGCTTCCGGACAGTGAGCATGAGAACGTGCAGCACCTCGGAAGAGTGGACGGTGAAGGCGAGAATCGTTATCGCCGCCGATGGCACCGAATCACGCGCCGCACGGTGGGCAGGCCTGAAGACGAACGCCGCACCTCATGACATGGAAACCTGTGCGCAGGTTACCCTTGCAGGCGTCGACATCGATCCCCACAGCTTTTCGCTGTATTTCACCCAGAAATATGCTCCGAGCGGGTATGCATGGATGTTCCCGAAAGGGAGCCGCACCGCGAATGTGGGGCTCGGCATATCGGGTGACTGCGCCGGCTCGAAAAAACCGGTCGAATTCCTCGATGATTTTCTTGCCGCTTTTTTCCCGGACGCTTCGGTGGTTTCACGGACTGTCGGCGGCATATCCTGCACGGGCGGACTCAAAAAGATCGTCACAGATGGCGTCATGGTATGCGGAGATGCGGCTCACATGGCAAATCCCATAACCGGCGGCGGGATTATAAACGCCCTCATTGCGGGTAAATATGCTGGCGAGACCGCCGCGGATGTTCTGCTGAAACGGAACGTTCAGCCGGAAGAACATGCCCTTGCCGTCTACCAGAAGCGGTGCGAAAACCGTTTCGGCTCGATGAACCGGCGGTTCTACCGTATCAAGGAAGCAATTCTCACTATACCCGACAACAGGTTCAATGAAATAGCCCACGAGATCATCAAACTCCCCGTTTCTAAACGGACGCCCGTCCGGGTGCTCACTTCGGCGCTCACCAGTAATCCCGCCATGCTGCTCGTTCTTGCGAAAGTGGTGTTTTAA
- a CDS encoding DUF5686 and carboxypeptidase regulatory-like domain-containing protein yields MIRHYGNRFCVTTAIFLFALSLAAVSAGQNGAVIHGVVTDSATGETLPVAHLRVEGTRKGTITNTAGFYTIELDSLPTVIHISYIGYKSQTLTITDRSPEEQNIALVPSPIQLQEVVVSAEDPAIGIMREVIRRKQIWRKTLESYRAEAYTRIVIENDTTIVSILESISEVLWDHKKGVRETIGGKRQTKNIKAQNNFASARVITNFYDDDINISGYKIIGPTNPDAFKYYDFKLTGKRKIDDTTVFDISVTPKTILQPTLVGSLSVLDGEFALIRVQLQPGEMILFPPPIDNVRLTFEQQFSNFGQSYWLPVDVKNEGEITIKLPGLAFPPLKYRQLTRFADYDVNVALPDSLFKKVKTEIQVSATASSDSITISAKKTDSSITDESARARSDSLFAAKKEDIIPLTEGENKAYDVIDSTMTFDKAFKPTGWLARMVIDDDKKENKPKKPEGPVRRFISPFRPQVWHNRVDAYHLGLKYGNKIVKDLKYELSGAYKTGPDRWSYGGSLKYNWGDKGNWSAGLGYADCTAPRYQSSNYPMYLSSYQTLFGHTDYFDYFRNKSLSASLERRFVKPQLKVGAGIAIEDHSSLIKETERTIWGSTKHQRPNAAISEGALRSVNLSVEYGGERIPFGIMGQKRVELDIEHSFPDFLSSDFSFTSYRITVDWRINTFLRRRMLPNTLDIRLIGGTSTGNLPVQRFGIIDGSMGSLSPFGVFRALRNHPLEGEQYCAFFMEHNFRTVPFELVGLKRLAKKGTGIILHGAAGRTWIPEKRLSGLGYEPFYLDRFHSEIGLSVNALFGYFRLDVTKRLDRHGVFWGIGVVRML; encoded by the coding sequence ATGATTCGACATTACGGAAACCGATTCTGTGTAACTACAGCCATTTTTCTTTTTGCTTTGAGTCTGGCAGCAGTATCCGCGGGTCAGAACGGCGCTGTTATCCACGGCGTTGTGACCGATTCCGCTACCGGTGAAACACTGCCGGTTGCTCACCTCAGGGTCGAGGGAACACGGAAGGGAACCATTACGAACACCGCCGGGTTCTACACCATCGAGCTCGACTCGCTCCCCACCGTGATTCACATAAGCTATATCGGGTATAAATCGCAGACACTGACGATCACCGACCGGTCGCCCGAAGAGCAGAACATAGCGCTTGTTCCGAGCCCCATCCAGCTTCAGGAAGTCGTGGTGTCTGCCGAGGACCCAGCCATAGGCATCATGCGGGAGGTCATCAGGAGAAAACAGATATGGCGGAAAACGCTCGAATCCTACCGTGCAGAAGCCTACACACGGATTGTCATCGAAAACGACACGACCATCGTTTCGATTCTGGAGAGTATCTCCGAAGTCCTGTGGGATCACAAAAAAGGCGTCAGGGAAACGATCGGGGGTAAGCGCCAGACGAAAAACATAAAAGCACAGAACAACTTTGCATCCGCGCGGGTAATTACCAATTTTTACGATGACGACATCAATATCTCAGGGTATAAGATTATCGGCCCGACAAATCCCGATGCCTTCAAATACTATGATTTCAAGCTTACCGGGAAACGTAAAATCGACGACACCACGGTGTTCGATATTTCAGTCACGCCGAAAACCATCCTGCAGCCAACGTTGGTGGGGAGTCTTTCCGTTCTCGACGGCGAGTTTGCGCTCATCAGGGTACAATTACAGCCCGGGGAAATGATTTTATTCCCCCCGCCGATCGATAATGTACGTCTTACGTTCGAGCAGCAGTTCAGTAATTTCGGCCAGTCATACTGGCTGCCGGTCGATGTGAAGAACGAGGGGGAGATAACGATCAAGCTTCCGGGACTTGCTTTCCCGCCGTTAAAGTACCGGCAGCTGACACGATTTGCCGATTACGATGTCAACGTGGCGCTGCCGGATTCGCTCTTCAAAAAGGTAAAGACCGAAATTCAGGTATCCGCTACAGCGAGCAGCGACAGCATCACCATCTCCGCGAAAAAAACCGATTCGAGCATCACCGACGAATCGGCCCGGGCGCGGTCAGACAGTCTTTTCGCGGCGAAAAAAGAGGATATCATCCCCCTCACCGAGGGCGAAAATAAAGCGTATGACGTCATCGACAGCACCATGACCTTCGACAAGGCATTTAAACCGACCGGCTGGCTCGCCCGCATGGTGATCGACGACGATAAAAAAGAAAACAAGCCCAAAAAGCCCGAAGGCCCGGTCAGACGGTTTATTTCCCCGTTCCGTCCGCAGGTGTGGCATAACAGGGTGGATGCGTATCATCTCGGCCTGAAATATGGGAATAAAATCGTGAAAGACCTGAAGTACGAGCTTTCAGGAGCATACAAGACAGGGCCCGACCGGTGGTCGTACGGAGGCTCGTTGAAATATAACTGGGGTGACAAGGGTAACTGGTCTGCCGGTCTCGGGTATGCGGACTGCACTGCACCGCGGTATCAATCCTCCAACTATCCCATGTACCTGAGCAGTTATCAGACGTTATTCGGGCACACCGATTATTTCGACTATTTCCGGAACAAATCGTTGAGCGCTTCGCTCGAACGACGTTTCGTAAAGCCTCAGTTAAAAGTGGGTGCGGGAATCGCCATCGAGGACCATTCGTCGCTAATAAAAGAAACCGAGCGCACAATCTGGGGGAGCACAAAACACCAGAGACCGAATGCCGCGATCAGTGAGGGTGCCCTGCGGTCGGTGAATCTTTCGGTCGAGTACGGCGGAGAGAGAATTCCCTTCGGCATAATGGGACAGAAAAGAGTGGAACTCGATATCGAGCACAGTTTCCCGGATTTCCTTTCGAGTGACTTCTCCTTTACCAGCTACCGGATTACGGTCGACTGGAGGATCAATACCTTCCTGCGGCGGCGCATGCTGCCCAATACGCTCGATATACGGCTCATCGGGGGAACCTCGACCGGCAATCTTCCCGTCCAGCGTTTCGGAATCATCGACGGCTCAATGGGCAGCTTAAGCCCTTTCGGCGTGTTCAGGGCGCTCAGGAACCATCCGCTCGAAGGAGAGCAATACTGTGCGTTTTTCATGGAGCACAATTTCAGAACAGTGCCTTTCGAGCTCGTCGGGTTGAAACGGCTGGCAAAAAAGGGCACGGGCATTATTCTCCATGGCGCTGCGGGAAGAACATGGATACCCGAAAAGCGGCTGTCCGGGCTCGGATATGAGCCCTTCTATCTCGATCGGTTCCATAGCGAGATCGGCCTGTCGGTCAATGCACTGTTCGGCTATTTCCGTCTCGATGTGACGAAGCGGCTCGACCGTCATGGCGTATTCTGGGGAATCGGTGTCGTCCGTATGTTGTAA
- the rnr gene encoding ribonuclease R, whose protein sequence is MNEEKLREIILETIKSYNKKKIRRRELYGKIGVKGLGYDEFKRVLTDIEKTGDLVRNKGRRFSLPEDSGIYTGIFSASKNGGGFVHTDSGEVLYVRDINTGSALSGDRVRAKIIKKRHPGLTRTGEVVDIIERRKKPVVGVFRKRKKTAYVIPSEDGFPEPMIVQEGGESEAAEGDVVVVRLLSESTGFSRPLCVVEEVLGQPDSPGVDVLALARRYELPVKFSDEVVAESKQVREDLGPAMFERRRDLRGLVTFTIDPVDAKDFDDALSISRTGDGGYELGVHIADVSHYVPDGSAMDREALSRGMSCYLVDRVIPMLPERLSNDLCSLKPDIDRLTKSVIAMLDREGNVLSHEIADTVIHSRRRLTYEEVQDFLDGRPVSGDGIPAEVGEALAMLSELTDALALRRAERGALDLELPEAYVVLDDNGKPVDIVKRRRLKSHRVVEEAMILANILTAERLGGMDALFLYRVHDEPDEMKLAAFGEVADMLGYEFHLSRIRDDRYIEDFLESLRGKKHERLLNMLLLRSMKKAVYSPRNIGHYGLRLPVYTHFTSPIRRYPDLIVHRQLEAFVIGGGSPVRHDKASFEDMGAMITEREITTDAAERESIKMKTAEFMRNHLGEEFEGTVSGMMPFGFFVELDRYFVEGLVHVSTLDDDYYMLDKTGIALAGRNTGRRFVLGDRLRVAVARADKERGEVDFVIVGSLDNGPRKKRKKTLNGRSHSRPGRT, encoded by the coding sequence ATGAATGAAGAAAAGCTCAGGGAAATAATCCTCGAAACGATTAAATCCTATAACAAGAAAAAAATCCGCCGCCGCGAGCTCTATGGCAAGATCGGTGTCAAGGGCCTCGGTTATGATGAGTTCAAGCGTGTGCTCACCGACATCGAGAAAACGGGCGATCTTGTCAGGAATAAAGGGCGCCGATTCTCGCTTCCCGAGGACAGCGGTATATATACCGGGATTTTTTCGGCGTCGAAGAACGGAGGAGGATTTGTCCATACCGACAGCGGCGAAGTCCTCTATGTCAGGGATATCAATACCGGCAGTGCTCTGTCCGGCGACCGTGTCCGGGCGAAAATCATCAAAAAAAGGCATCCCGGCCTGACCCGCACGGGCGAAGTTGTCGATATTATCGAACGGAGAAAAAAACCGGTCGTCGGAGTCTTCCGAAAACGGAAGAAAACCGCCTATGTTATCCCCTCCGAGGACGGCTTCCCGGAACCGATGATCGTGCAGGAAGGCGGAGAGTCGGAAGCCGCTGAAGGCGATGTCGTGGTCGTGCGGCTGCTGAGCGAATCGACGGGCTTCTCACGGCCGCTCTGTGTTGTCGAGGAAGTGCTTGGCCAGCCGGACTCCCCCGGCGTGGATGTTCTTGCGCTTGCCCGGCGGTACGAACTTCCGGTGAAGTTTTCCGACGAGGTTGTCGCCGAATCGAAGCAGGTTCGGGAAGACCTCGGCCCGGCGATGTTCGAACGGCGGCGAGACCTTCGCGGGCTTGTAACCTTCACCATCGACCCTGTCGACGCGAAGGATTTCGACGACGCCCTTTCGATCAGCCGGACCGGAGACGGCGGTTATGAGCTCGGTGTGCATATCGCCGATGTTTCGCATTATGTCCCCGATGGCTCGGCGATGGACCGCGAGGCGCTTTCGAGAGGCATGAGCTGCTACCTCGTCGACCGCGTGATACCCATGCTTCCTGAACGGCTCTCGAACGATCTGTGCAGTCTCAAGCCGGACATCGACCGTCTCACCAAGAGTGTCATCGCCATGCTCGACCGTGAGGGGAACGTTCTCTCCCACGAAATCGCCGACACCGTTATCCACTCCCGCAGACGGCTTACCTATGAGGAGGTTCAGGACTTTCTCGACGGTCGGCCGGTCTCCGGCGACGGTATACCCGCAGAAGTGGGAGAAGCGCTTGCCATGCTGTCGGAACTTACCGATGCGCTTGCACTGCGCCGTGCGGAGCGCGGGGCGCTCGACCTCGAACTGCCTGAAGCATACGTCGTGCTCGACGATAACGGAAAGCCCGTGGACATTGTGAAACGGCGGCGGCTCAAATCCCACCGTGTTGTCGAGGAGGCGATGATTCTCGCCAACATCCTGACAGCGGAGCGTCTCGGCGGAATGGATGCCCTCTTTCTCTACCGCGTTCATGACGAGCCCGATGAAATGAAGCTTGCGGCGTTCGGCGAGGTTGCAGACATGCTCGGGTATGAATTTCATCTCTCCCGCATCCGTGATGACCGGTATATCGAGGACTTTCTCGAATCCCTCCGCGGAAAAAAACACGAGCGCCTGCTCAACATGCTCCTCCTGCGTTCCATGAAAAAGGCTGTTTACAGTCCCCGCAATATCGGCCACTACGGCCTGAGGCTGCCTGTCTATACCCATTTCACCTCGCCGATACGGAGGTATCCCGATCTCATCGTTCACCGTCAGCTCGAAGCGTTTGTGATCGGCGGCGGCAGTCCTGTCAGGCATGACAAGGCCTCCTTCGAGGATATGGGCGCAATGATAACCGAACGCGAGATAACCACCGATGCCGCCGAGCGCGAATCGATCAAAATGAAAACCGCTGAATTCATGAGGAATCATCTCGGCGAGGAATTCGAGGGCACGGTATCGGGGATGATGCCGTTCGGTTTCTTCGTCGAGCTCGACCGGTATTTTGTCGAGGGGCTTGTCCACGTTTCAACTCTCGATGACGACTACTATATGCTCGACAAGACGGGGATCGCTCTGGCCGGAAGGAATACGGGAAGACGGTTCGTGCTGGGAGACCGTCTCCGCGTGGCGGTCGCCCGGGCCGACAAGGAACGCGGTGAAGTCGATTTTGTCATTGTCGGGAGCCTCGATAACGGACCGCGGAAGAAAAGGAAAAAAACGCTGAATGGCAGGAGCCACAGCCGTCCGGGCAGGACATGA
- the purQ gene encoding phosphoribosylformylglycinamidine synthase I — protein sequence MAKPKALILRAAGTNCDVESAYAAECAGFEAERVHINRLASGEVRLDDFSFLFIPGGFSYGDDVAAGKIMALELNKRLGDALFRFEEQGKAVIGVCNGFQVLIKTGFLPFQTRTTGEIRATLTNNDSGKYEDRWVHLAAEPKNICIFTRAMKPVFELPVAHGEGKFVVRSTDDMKELETNGQIVLRYISKTGGVPSYPEDPNGSMGHVAGVCNRRGTIFGLMPHPERFLHRTNHPRWTRCDLPEEGDGAAFFRNAFEYCSAL from the coding sequence ATGGCGAAACCGAAAGCGCTTATACTGAGAGCCGCCGGAACGAACTGCGACGTTGAGAGCGCCTATGCCGCCGAGTGCGCGGGGTTCGAGGCCGAGCGGGTACATATAAACCGTCTGGCGTCCGGAGAGGTCAGGCTCGATGACTTTTCGTTTCTGTTCATTCCGGGAGGATTTTCGTACGGTGACGATGTTGCGGCGGGGAAAATCATGGCGCTCGAACTCAACAAAAGGCTCGGCGATGCGCTCTTCCGTTTCGAGGAACAGGGAAAAGCGGTGATCGGTGTCTGCAACGGTTTTCAGGTGCTCATCAAAACCGGCTTCCTGCCTTTCCAGACCCGGACAACAGGCGAAATACGCGCCACGCTCACGAACAACGACTCGGGAAAATACGAGGACCGCTGGGTGCATCTTGCCGCTGAACCAAAGAATATCTGCATTTTCACCCGCGCCATGAAACCGGTATTCGAGCTCCCTGTCGCGCACGGCGAGGGCAAGTTTGTCGTCCGGAGCACAGATGACATGAAAGAGCTCGAAACGAACGGCCAGATTGTGCTCCGCTACATATCGAAAACCGGCGGAGTTCCCTCCTATCCCGAGGACCCCAACGGTTCGATGGGCCATGTCGCGGGCGTATGCAACAGGCGCGGGACGATTTTCGGTCTCATGCCCCATCCCGAGCGGTTCCTTCACCGGACCAACCATCCCCGCTGGACACGGTGCGATTTGCCGGAGGAAGGGGACGGCGCCGCATTTTTCAGGAACGCGTTCGAGTACTGTTCAGCATTGTAA
- a CDS encoding histidinol-phosphatase — MSYDRKTENGNAGSMHEYVGAIHIHSNYSDGLRPIPEIVDIAAQSRLDFIMFADHMTLDPIKAGLERWFGPVLCIIGYEINDADNHNHYLAFGLDEILPPYLSAHEYVREVKNHGGVGFIAHPDEKRTAMEEYPPYPWTAWDSEGYDGIEIWNHASEWLEKLTHTNKYFRVFHPLKYLNGPEPETLKRWDDLNKNGVMPGIGGIDAHAYPYRVGPIVIYIFRYKVLFKGIRTHILLEERISDEVTEAKEAVLGALKSARCFISNYRWGDARGFRFTASEGGRIFHMGDTLETPSAEFMVTSPQAGDIFLLRDGSVVSESRGKTLSYTTSEPGAYRVKIKRMNRPWIYSNHIRLRGTENHE; from the coding sequence ATGAGCTATGACCGGAAAACAGAAAACGGGAACGCCGGTTCCATGCACGAATATGTCGGCGCGATTCACATCCATTCGAATTACTCGGATGGGCTCAGGCCGATACCCGAGATTGTGGACATCGCTGCGCAGTCCAGGCTCGATTTTATCATGTTTGCGGATCATATGACTCTCGACCCGATCAAGGCAGGACTGGAACGGTGGTTCGGCCCGGTGCTCTGCATCATCGGATACGAAATAAACGATGCCGACAACCATAATCATTATCTCGCGTTCGGACTCGATGAAATACTTCCCCCCTATTTGTCTGCCCATGAATATGTAAGAGAGGTTAAAAACCATGGCGGTGTGGGTTTTATTGCCCATCCGGACGAGAAGCGCACCGCAATGGAAGAATATCCTCCCTATCCCTGGACCGCATGGGATTCCGAGGGGTATGACGGTATCGAGATATGGAACCATGCATCCGAATGGCTCGAAAAACTGACTCATACCAATAAGTACTTCAGAGTTTTTCATCCCCTCAAATATCTCAACGGACCCGAGCCGGAAACCCTCAAGCGGTGGGATGATCTCAACAAAAACGGGGTGATGCCCGGTATCGGCGGAATCGACGCCCATGCATACCCATACCGGGTAGGACCGATCGTCATCTATATTTTCAGATACAAAGTGCTTTTCAAGGGTATCAGGACTCATATTCTTCTCGAAGAACGTATTTCCGATGAAGTTACCGAAGCTAAGGAAGCCGTGCTCGGAGCTCTTAAATCCGCACGGTGCTTTATCTCCAATTACCGGTGGGGAGATGCCCGCGGCTTCAGATTCACGGCGTCGGAAGGCGGCAGGATATTTCATATGGGCGACACGCTTGAAACCCCGAGCGCGGAATTTATGGTAACATCTCCGCAAGCCGGGGATATTTTCCTCCTGAGAGACGGCAGCGTTGTCTCAGAATCCCGCGGGAAGACGCTCTCGTACACCACCTCCGAACCGGGCGCATACCGCGTCAAGATCAAACGAATGAACAGACCATGGATATATTCCAACCATATCCGCCTGCGAGGTACAGAGAACCATGAATAA
- a CDS encoding 4Fe-4S binding protein, with amino-acid sequence MIELDLKRCELCGTCLGVCGHDALSIEGEGLRIDRDRCILCLNCVKVCPVGALVGE; translated from the coding sequence ATGATTGAGCTCGATTTGAAGCGCTGCGAGCTGTGCGGCACCTGTCTGGGCGTATGCGGTCATGATGCGCTTTCTATCGAAGGCGAGGGTTTACGCATAGATCGTGACCGGTGCATCCTGTGCCTCAATTGTGTCAAGGTCTGTCCGGTAGGTGCGCTGGTCGGAGAATAA
- a CDS encoding alpha-L-fucosidase, with the protein MKPIVQLCVICAVISVFVFCSVTSSVNAQPYLKASPEDMQWWKDARFGFFIHWGPVSLKGTEIGWSRGGERRGRNDKTTGEIPVDVYDNLYKQFNPVEFNAQEWVAIAKAAGMKYLVFTTKHHDGFCEFDSKLTDYKITSPDSPFRRDVVAELAKACHDAGLRLGFYYSPPDWHHPDYRTARHTDYIKYLHGQIRELCTNYGQVDIMWFDGLGGTAQDWDSQAMFKMIRELQPHIIINNRAGLEADFGTPEQQIGTFQTDRAWESCMTIGDQWAWKPDDRVKSLRDCIHILVMCAGGDGNLLLNVGPMPNGKIEQRQVDRLKEIGGWMKVNGESIYGTRGGPVPPQSWGVTTHKGNTVYVHVLDENAGVVALPATVGTVAGAAMLDGRKVDFETTAMGTILKLPVQNRDPIDTVVALNIRK; encoded by the coding sequence ATGAAACCGATTGTACAATTGTGCGTAATCTGTGCGGTCATATCTGTCTTCGTGTTCTGTTCCGTCACCAGTTCTGTGAATGCCCAGCCATACCTCAAGGCGAGCCCGGAGGACATGCAGTGGTGGAAGGATGCCCGGTTCGGGTTTTTCATCCACTGGGGACCCGTGAGCCTGAAAGGAACCGAGATCGGCTGGTCGAGGGGAGGCGAACGCCGGGGACGTAACGATAAAACCACCGGTGAAATTCCGGTCGATGTCTACGATAATCTCTACAAGCAGTTCAATCCCGTGGAGTTCAACGCACAGGAATGGGTCGCCATTGCAAAGGCCGCGGGGATGAAGTACCTCGTTTTCACCACGAAACATCACGACGGTTTCTGCGAGTTCGACAGCAAGCTCACCGATTACAAGATAACGAGCCCGGATAGCCCGTTCAGACGGGATGTCGTAGCCGAGCTCGCGAAGGCATGCCACGATGCCGGGCTCAGGCTCGGATTCTACTATTCGCCGCCCGACTGGCATCATCCGGATTATCGTACAGCCCGTCACACCGACTACATCAAATATCTGCACGGTCAGATTCGCGAGCTCTGCACGAACTACGGCCAGGTGGACATCATGTGGTTTGACGGTCTCGGAGGCACTGCCCAGGACTGGGATTCGCAGGCCATGTTCAAGATGATCCGCGAGCTCCAGCCTCATATCATCATCAACAACCGCGCCGGGCTCGAAGCCGATTTCGGCACCCCTGAGCAGCAGATCGGGACGTTCCAGACCGACCGCGCATGGGAATCGTGCATGACCATCGGCGATCAATGGGCATGGAAACCGGATGACCGTGTAAAATCGCTCCGGGACTGCATTCATATCCTCGTCATGTGCGCGGGCGGCGACGGCAACCTGCTGCTCAATGTGGGCCCGATGCCGAACGGGAAAATCGAACAGCGTCAGGTCGACCGTCTCAAAGAAATCGGCGGCTGGATGAAAGTCAACGGCGAGAGCATCTATGGTACCCGGGGCGGTCCGGTGCCGCCGCAGAGCTGGGGTGTGACGACGCACAAGGGGAACACGGTGTACGTGCATGTGCTCGACGAAAACGCCGGTGTCGTTGCCCTGCCTGCAACGGTCGGAACTGTCGCCGGGGCTGCAATGCTCGACGGCAGAAAGGTCGACTTCGAGACGACGGCCATGGGAACGATTCTGAAACTTCCCGTGCAGAACAGGGATCCTATCGATACGGTTGTGGCGCTCAATATAAGGAAATAA